A window of Syntrophales bacterium genomic DNA:
TTCCTGTATTGAGCCGTCATATATCTTTACATTAGTATATCCCAACACTTCATGCAACTCAAACCACAATGTGCCCGCATATCCACCAACGCCACAATAGACAATGATCTCTTTGGATTTATCCTTACCAACCACATTTAGAGCCATTTCCCTTGTTATATTGGCATCTTTCCATGTTCCGTAAGTGACCGCGCCACTTTTATCTTTTGTTAAATTCCAGAACCAGGGTGTCGCCAGACATTTTGCCCCGGGGATATGCCCTGGTCTCTGTGCCCAGGGTTCCTGTATCAGCCCAAAATAAACATCGGCATCTCTGGCATCAACTAAAAGGGATTTTTTGGACCTTTTCTTCACATAGTCCTTTGAGACAAACATTTTTTTAAGTACTGCGCCGGCATATGTTACCGGGGTTGGCGTAACGACTTCGGCAGAGGCAGCTCTCCCTTCTGCCGCCCACTTGTCGTATCCTCCATCAAGGATGGCCACGTTTTTAACACCGGCATACACTATCGTGGCTGCAACCCTGGCAGCATCGGCCATAGCATAGACCCCCATTGGATCAGCAGTTCTGCCTACAACAACTACGATGGAATTGCCGGTTATCCCCGTTTTGCCCATGGTGGCAAAAAGGTCTTTCTCTTCAGGCAGTTCCATCCAGGGGAATTCCTTGCCGAAGAGATTTAAATACCAGTTGCCGAGACAGGGAACATTTACCGCGCCGAAAATATGACCTTTTGCATATTCGTCGGGATTTCGAACATCAAGGATGAGCAGGTTTGGAAAACCAATATTATCTGATAACCAATTAGTGGAAACAATAGGGTCAATCATGGATCGGGATGTTTGGGAAAAGCAATTATTACCCAGGGGCAAGACGATAAGTGCCAAAACCACCAAGCCAAACAATACGTCCTTTTTCATTTTCTTTCCTCCTTTCAAAGACTCATCAAATGGATAGAATGTGATCAAACGATCAAACGGGAAACGCCCCTGTTTGTAGAGCTTGATAACTTTTTATAAAAATTCCTTTAAAGACCCAAATATGCCTTTTTTATCATCTCATCTTGAAGGAGCTGCTTACTTTCTCCGGACAGGGTCACGCGCCCGTTTTCCAGCACATAGGCCCGATCTGCTATCTCCAGCGTCTGTTGTACATTTTGCTCCACCAGGAAAATTGAAATGCCTTCGTCCCTAAGCCTCTGGATGATGCTGAACATTTCCTCCACAACCAGCGGCGCCAGTCCGTTTGAGGGCTCATCGATGATGAGCAGTTTCGGTTTTGACATCAAGCCCCGACCGATGGCAACCATCTGCTGCTCGCCGCCGCTCATTGTCCTGGCCAATTGTGACTGTCTTGCCTTTAATCTGGGAAAAAGCTGAAAGACCTGTTCCATGGTCTGCTCCTTTTGATCCCAGACGCGCCGGAGATAGGCGCCCATCTCCAGATTCTCGCGGACCGACATTTCGGGAAAAAGCTTTCGCCCCTCCGGTATATGGGAAATCCCCAACTCCACGATAACATTAGGCTTAAATCCATCTATTCTCTTGTCCTGGAATTCCACACTCCCGGATGCCATGGGCAGCAAACCGGTTATTGCATTGAGCAAAGTGGTCTTGCCGGATCCATTGGTGCCAACCAAGGCGACTATTTCCCCCTGCCTGATGGTTAAAGAAACATCCCACAACACCTGAATCTTGCCATAAAAAACACTGACGCTGTTAACTTTTAACACGGGCCTTATCCCCCAGATATACCTTGATAACTTCTTCGCAGACAGCAATTTCCTCTGGCGTTCCTTCAGCAATCTTTGAACCATGGTGAAGCACAATGATCCGCCCGCACAGGTTCATGATGGCTTTCATGACGTGCTCAATCATAATAATGGTAATCCCCCTGCACCTGATTCTCGTGATCAAATCCATCGCCTGAACGACCTCGGTCTGATTTAATCCTGCCATTATCTCGTCCAGCAAAATGAGTTCCGGATCGGTTGCCAACGCCCGGGCAACTTCCAGCCGTTTCTGATTGCTCAGAGTGAGATCCCTGGCGGGGGTTAATATCGCCCCGGATAACCCGACAAATGCCAAAATTTCCGATGCTTTTGCAACGGCATCCGCTGATGACAGCCCGGGCGATATCCCAAAATAGGATCCCAACATAACATTATCAAGAACGGACATATTCGCAAAGACCTTGACAGTCTGAAAGGTCCTTGCTACTCCCATTCTGCATATCTTATAAGGACTTACACCGGCGATATCCTGGCCTTTAAATTTAATGCTTCCTGATTTCGGACTTAAAGCGCCCGATATCAAGTTAAACAACGTCGTTTTGCCTGCCCCATTGGGACCAATGAGCCCAACCGTTTCATTTTTTTCTACATGGAAGTCCACACTGGAAACAGCAGTCAGTCCTCCAAAATACTCGGTCACTCCTTGACCTTCAAGTATCGGCATTTTTCCTCTCCGAAATTCTTTTCCATGTTTTTTGTACCAACCCGACAATACCCTCCGGCAAATACAGGATCGCGACCAGCAGTATGACGCCAAAAATGAGCATGTAGTAATAGGGGAACCTGGTTATTAAAAATTCTTCCAGGTAGGTAAAGATAGCGGCGCCAATGACAGGGCCCAACAGATGTCCCATACCGCCAAAGATAGCCATCAGGACCGGCATGAAAGAAAGAATCGGGTTGAAGGCAATTCTCGGATCAATGTACGTCCATCTTGTCGCCATGATTGCCCCCGCCGTTCCCATAAAAAAGGCGCTGATCGCAAACATGGAGATTTTCAAACCCGTTACATTGATGCCGGTATGAGCCGCTGCCTCCTCATATTCCCCGATACTCTGCAGGGCTAACCCGAATCTGGAATTTTTTATAAAATGGGCGACAAGTATCAATATCACAAAAATAGCGAGCATATAGTAATAGACCGTGGTGTTGTCCGTGGTAGGAACCACCCTCCCGGTCGTGCCTGTTATATTTACTTCCCACCAAAGGACAAAATGGAGGAGGAATTGAACAAGCCCAAAGGTGAACATGACAAAATATATGCCCTTCAGGCGCAGGGTCAAAGCCCCAACCAGGATCGCCAGACAAAAACTGACCAGCCCGCCGATCACGACAACGACAGGCAAGGGTAACACAAACCCGAGCAGGGCCGACGTATACACGCCTGCCCCGAAGAAGGCCGCAGGGGCCAGTGAGACATAGCCTGTAGGCCCGGAAAACATGACCCAGCTTACCGTAATGATAATATACATTAAAATGCTGGTCAGCAGTATGACCGAATACCGGGGGGCATAGAGGGGTGACGTAATCAGCAGGATCAGGAAAATCAAAGATAAAACCAATCCCAGGTATTTTTTGCAGGCAACTTTCATAATATCCATTTTTCTATTTTCCCCAGATGCCGGTTGGCCTTGCCAGGAGCATAAGCATGAAGATTACGTAATAGGCAACCAGTGACAGACCTGGCTGGATAGAGGTTACAATGCTGCCCACGAGTCCCAGCAGAAAACCCCCGATGAAACTTCCCGGGATACTGCCCAACCCCCCCAAAACGATCACAATAAGGGCAATCATGGTGTATTCGAGCCCCATCGTCGGTTGAATCTGGAAGGACATGCTGATAAGTGAACCGCCCAACCCCGCCATCAAGGCGCCAAAGCCGAAACAGATGGCCAGCACCTGGTTGATGTTCACACCCATGAGTTCGGCTGCCGATGAATCCTGAGCTGCGGCCCTGATCGCTTTCCCGAAACGGGTACGGGCCATGAAAAGGTAAAAAACCAAACCAATTACCACTGCAAATCCCAAGGTTATCAGCCGATTAGCCGAAAACTTCGCTCCCCAGAAATTAACTGAAACAGCCAGGAAGGAGTAGCCCTTGATGTCGGCTCCCCAGATCAGGATGGCGACGTTCTGAATGATAAAAAGCAGGGCGAAGCAGGCCAGCATGGAGTTGCCCTCATAGGCGGCCGGGGTTGCAGCCGAAGTTCTGAGGCGTGTGAACAAGGTTCGATAAAGTATAAAACCAATGATAAATGTTACAGGTCCTGAAAAGGCCAGGGAAACCAGGGGATTGATCCCCCAAAGGGTGTACAGAGCCCAGGTGGTGAAGGCGCCGAGCATGATAAATTCGCCGTGGGCGATATTCAGCACCCGGGCAACCCCATATTGCAGACTTAACCCTACGGCAATAAGAGCATAGATGCCGCCCATCAGTAAACCGGCAATCACTACGTCCAGGATTCTTACAATCATTATGATGGTTCCCAGGTTCTATAAGTTGCGGCTGCATATTGTTCAAAAGGGGGATATAAACCCTCGGCGGGAAAACTTGCCACCGGGGTTTTTTTACCCCCTTTTGACACACTGCCTGCCATCAACGTTTTTAAGTCGTAACCTAAAAGTGCCCGCTTGTGTTAATTTCTTTACTTAGGCCACGCCGGTTTGGGGTATAAGGGCGGCGCAGTGCGCTTCTTTCCGACATCGATCACTTCAAATACGCCCTTTTGCCACTGGCCGATCTCGCCGGGATGATTTACGAAATATCGATCTTTATCGTACCAGAACGGTCCCAACGCCGTGTCAAACCTCTCTTTGGCCATGATATCCCTGATCTTTTTCTGATTCAGAGTTCCCGCTTTCTCGATAGCCTGCTGGAAATGCTGTAGCGACGACCAATAATAAAGACCTCCCCAATAGTCAGGTTCCACCTTAAATTTTGCCACATGCTTGGCTACGAGCTCTTTGGCGCCGGCAGAAATTTTTGCATTCCAGGCGCCTCCCCCCATGACTCCCTCCACCACGTTCTTGCCGAACGTATCTCTGTAGAGATTGGGAGAAAAGGGCAAAACAGTGATCAAGAAGGAGTTGAAGTTAATGCCAAGCTCCAGGGACTGCTTGGTCAGAAGCATGCCTTCATCAGGATAACCGGCAACAAAAAGGGCATCGACACCAAGCGAACTGGCCTCTTTCAAGAGTGGCGACAAGTCCTTGATGCCAGGGGGAAAGCTTTTCTTCATTTTGACTTCAATGCCGGCCTTTTTTAAATACGGGGCTGTGGCATTGCCATACTCTATGCCATGGAGGTCTCCCCGGTATATAAGCGCCACTGACTTCACGCCGACTTCTTTATAAATGTCGACGATCGCCGGGGCCTGAGTATCGGAAAAATTCAAAACCTGGAAGAAGTAAGGCAAACTGAGTTTCTTGAGTTCCAAGGCTCCGCCCGGTCCGCCGATCAGGATATAGCCGTATT
This region includes:
- a CDS encoding branched-chain amino acid ABC transporter permease, with translation MIVRILDVVIAGLLMGGIYALIAVGLSLQYGVARVLNIAHGEFIMLGAFTTWALYTLWGINPLVSLAFSGPVTFIIGFILYRTLFTRLRTSAATPAAYEGNSMLACFALLFIIQNVAILIWGADIKGYSFLAVSVNFWGAKFSANRLITLGFAVVIGLVFYLFMARTRFGKAIRAAAQDSSAAELMGVNINQVLAICFGFGALMAGLGGSLISMSFQIQPTMGLEYTMIALIVIVLGGLGSIPGSFIGGFLLGLVGSIVTSIQPGLSLVAYYVIFMLMLLARPTGIWGK
- a CDS encoding ABC transporter ATP-binding protein, which encodes MLKVNSVSVFYGKIQVLWDVSLTIRQGEIVALVGTNGSGKTTLLNAITGLLPMASGSVEFQDKRIDGFKPNVIVELGISHIPEGRKLFPEMSVRENLEMGAYLRRVWDQKEQTMEQVFQLFPRLKARQSQLARTMSGGEQQMVAIGRGLMSKPKLLIIDEPSNGLAPLVVEEMFSIIQRLRDEGISIFLVEQNVQQTLEIADRAYVLENGRVTLSGESKQLLQDEMIKKAYLGL
- a CDS encoding branched-chain amino acid ABC transporter permease, which encodes MDIMKVACKKYLGLVLSLIFLILLITSPLYAPRYSVILLTSILMYIIITVSWVMFSGPTGYVSLAPAAFFGAGVYTSALLGFVLPLPVVVVIGGLVSFCLAILVGALTLRLKGIYFVMFTFGLVQFLLHFVLWWEVNITGTTGRVVPTTDNTTVYYYMLAIFVILILVAHFIKNSRFGLALQSIGEYEEAAAHTGINVTGLKISMFAISAFFMGTAGAIMATRWTYIDPRIAFNPILSFMPVLMAIFGGMGHLLGPVIGAAIFTYLEEFLITRFPYYYMLIFGVILLVAILYLPEGIVGLVQKTWKRISERKNADT
- a CDS encoding ABC transporter ATP-binding protein: MPILEGQGVTEYFGGLTAVSSVDFHVEKNETVGLIGPNGAGKTTLFNLISGALSPKSGSIKFKGQDIAGVSPYKICRMGVARTFQTVKVFANMSVLDNVMLGSYFGISPGLSSADAVAKASEILAFVGLSGAILTPARDLTLSNQKRLEVARALATDPELILLDEIMAGLNQTEVVQAMDLITRIRCRGITIIMIEHVMKAIMNLCGRIIVLHHGSKIAEGTPEEIAVCEEVIKVYLGDKARVKS
- a CDS encoding amino acid ABC transporter substrate-binding protein; translation: MKKRVLLVLFVCVFVVVSLVGAAGAKDKIVIGQAISLSGPLAGAVAIAGGPIYELWVEEVNKKGGIYVKEYGKKLPVELKRYDDKSDIGTMTNLLEKLILEDKVDFIFPPWGTGWLFAAAPVANKYGYILIGGPGGALELKKLSLPYFFQVLNFSDTQAPAIVDIYKEVGVKSVALIYRGDLHGIEYGNATAPYLKKAGIEVKMKKSFPPGIKDLSPLLKEASSLGVDALFVAGYPDEGMLLTKQSLELGINFNSFLITVLPFSPNLYRDTFGKNVVEGVMGGGAWNAKISAGAKELVAKHVAKFKVEPDYWGGLYYWSSLQHFQQAIEKAGTLNQKKIRDIMAKERFDTALGPFWYDKDRYFVNHPGEIGQWQKGVFEVIDVGKKRTAPPLYPKPAWPK
- a CDS encoding rhodanese-like domain-containing protein; amino-acid sequence: MKKDVLFGLVVLALIVLPLGNNCFSQTSRSMIDPIVSTNWLSDNIGFPNLLILDVRNPDEYAKGHIFGAVNVPCLGNWYLNLFGKEFPWMELPEEKDLFATMGKTGITGNSIVVVVGRTADPMGVYAMADAARVAATIVYAGVKNVAILDGGYDKWAAEGRAASAEVVTPTPVTYAGAVLKKMFVSKDYVKKRSKKSLLVDARDADVYFGLIQEPWAQRPGHIPGAKCLATPWFWNLTKDKSGAVTYGTWKDANITREMALNVVGKDKSKEIIVYCGVGGYAGTLWFELHEVLGYTNVKIYDGSIQEWTADPKAPVVKYKCE